AAAAGAGACGGTAAAGACTATAATCAAACACTTTTGAATGAAATGCAAGGTATCGAGAAAAGTCATGCAATTGCAGTGGCGAAAGAATTGAATGTTCCGTTTTTTGAAATCAACAATGAGAGCATTGGTGAATTGATCAAATTCTTATCAAATTAACAAATAATGGATAACTCATTTTTCATTCGGAGTGATCAAGAAAATCTCAAAATAGAGCGCTTTCATATTTGTAGTTGGGAGTTCACTTCAAGTTCCTTAGTCGAATTTGGATTAGAAATAGATTCCAGTTCGATTGTAAATCTCAAAAAACTTTCAATGGACTTATACGTCCCTTGGGCGAACAAAAGCACATATATTTCTGACTACTACGATAAGCTCAAAAACTCTGACAACAGTCGATTTATATTCAATGATTCAGTTTACAAGACTTCCTATTTGGATGATGGACAAAATCGTCAAGGTGTTATTCACGAGTTTAGCGGCAGAAATAAACTTTGTCTGTTACCGGTTCAGTTCGACCACAATTATGAGCTTGGAAAAGTTACCTTACATATTGACTTAACAGAATATCGAAAAAGGACTGACATAAAAGCTAACATCTACGTAAGGATCGGAATTGAGCCTACAACTGAATCAATTGCAACTAGAAAGAAAGGAATAGGTAAGTCCACCATAATATATGATATAAAGATGAATGAAAGCAGGAATATTCCTGATCATCTTTTAGCCGAGTTTAAAAAAACAAAATCTTGTAAGCTAAAGACGTGCTTTTGCTTCCATATTGTACCGAATAGTTACAATATCACCTTTTTCGAATCTGAACATTTAAAGAATGTTCGGACTTTGGAATTCAAACCATTTAAGAATTACTTGGATGACAAAAGACTTAAAAGGAATGAACTGATGGTGGTGTTCAGTAAAAAAAGCGGCTCAGAGAGTTATTCCTTTTTTACCATTTTTTCGAAAGAACGCATTGGTGCAAGTCAATTTGCAATCGCAATATTGATAAATATCATTTGCGGGTTTTTGTTCGCTTTTCCAGCCATTAGAGAAGCATTCCCTAAATCGGAAAATTTAAGTGGAATATTAAAATCACCTCCGCTAGAATTCTACTTAGCAGCATTTCTAGCATTCGGGCTGGTTTTCTATTTTTTTATTCCGCCTATTCTTTCAGCTATTCGGAGAAGGTGGATCAAAGTAAAATCCTTTTTCAATTAGTAAAATGAGAGTACTACTTGATACCAACATAATAATTCACAGAGAAGCCAGCAGGGTAATTAACGAGGACATAGGCTCTTTATTTAATTGGCTTGACAGGCTTCATTATGAGAAGTGTGTGCATCCTCTTACTCTTGAGGAGATTTCAAAACATCAAAATGAGGATGTCGTCAAGACTATGGCGATTAAAATCAAAAATTACGATCAACTTAAAACGGAATCCCCTGAATCAGATGAAATCACCTCAATTCGAGCAAATGATAATACTCGAAATGATTTCATTGATACTAGCTTGGTTAAAGAGGTTTTTAATGGTCGGGTTGACTTCTTAATTACAGAAGATCGGGGTATCCACCGAAAAGCAGCAATACTTCAGATAAGTGAACGGATTTTCACAATTGACTCTTTCCTTGAAAAAGTTCTGGCAGAAAATCCAGCTTTAAAGGATTATAAAGTCCTTGCAGCAAAGAAGGCCTATATTGGCAACATTAATATCAACGATCCTTTTTTTGACTCGTTTAAAGAAGATTACAAAGAATTCGAATCTTGGTTCAATAAGAAATCTGATTCGGAATCATACGTCTGTATTACCGATCGAACAGTCAAGGCTTTCTTATATATCAAGGTTGAAGACAAAGAAGAAAACTACTCAGACATAACTCCACCATTCACTCCGAAAAAGCGACTGAAAATTGGAACGTTCAAAGTTGTATCAACTGGATACAAATTGGGTGAACGATTTCTGAAAATTATTTTTGACAATGCAATCTCAAACCAGGTAGATGAAATTTATGTGACAATTTTTGATAAGAGAGAGGAACAACAAAGATTAGTTCTACTTTTAGAAGATTGGGGCTTTGAATATTGGGGAACAAAAGAAACTAGTAATGGTACTGAAAATGTTTACGTTCGAGACTTTTCCAAGAAAGTTCTAGAAAATCCAAGAGCGTCCTTCCCTTACCTTAAAAGAAATGCCAGGGTCTTTTTAAATCCAATTTGGCCATCATATCATACAGAATTATTTCCCGATTCTATACTAAATAATGAATCACCTCATGATTACGTGGAAAACGAACCACACCGTAATGCACTAAAGAAAATATATATTTCACGTTCTCATTTCAGTAACTTGGTTTGTGGCGATATAATTCTTTTCTATAGGACGGGAGGTTATCACGAAAGTGTTATTTCAACAATTGGTATTGTCGAGAACGTAATTACAAACATTCAAAGTGAGGATGATTTTGTAAGATTATGTAGAAAAAGAAGCATTTTTAACGACAAGGAACTGAGATACTGGTGGAATTACAGAAAGTCAAATAGACCATTCATTGTGAACTTTCTTTATGTAGATTCCTTTCCCAAACCAAAGGTTAATTTGAAGAGGTTAATTGAAATAGGTGTAATTCCATCAATAAATGATGCCCCAAGAGGGTTTGTACAAATAGAGAATAGTAAATTTGAAATATTTTTAAAAGAAGCTAGAGCTAATGAAAGTTATTTTGTCGATTAAACCTGAATTTGCAGAAAAGATATTTAATGG
This is a stretch of genomic DNA from Reichenbachiella ulvae. It encodes these proteins:
- a CDS encoding PIN domain-containing protein, coding for MRVLLDTNIIIHREASRVINEDIGSLFNWLDRLHYEKCVHPLTLEEISKHQNEDVVKTMAIKIKNYDQLKTESPESDEITSIRANDNTRNDFIDTSLVKEVFNGRVDFLITEDRGIHRKAAILQISERIFTIDSFLEKVLAENPALKDYKVLAAKKAYIGNININDPFFDSFKEDYKEFESWFNKKSDSESYVCITDRTVKAFLYIKVEDKEENYSDITPPFTPKKRLKIGTFKVVSTGYKLGERFLKIIFDNAISNQVDEIYVTIFDKREEQQRLVLLLEDWGFEYWGTKETSNGTENVYVRDFSKKVLENPRASFPYLKRNARVFLNPIWPSYHTELFPDSILNNESPHDYVENEPHRNALKKIYISRSHFSNLVCGDIILFYRTGGYHESVISTIGIVENVITNIQSEDDFVRLCRKRSIFNDKELRYWWNYRKSNRPFIVNFLYVDSFPKPKVNLKRLIEIGVIPSINDAPRGFVQIENSKFEIFLKEARANESYFVD